In a single window of the Massilia oculi genome:
- a CDS encoding putative bifunctional diguanylate cyclase/phosphodiesterase, with protein MSYRPVRGTARRLAQAGDAHARLTASPDPKLDYITRLAVQATGAGIGGISLMFKSQIWLPSHIGIRESYVQRAGSFCDRAVADGNDWFEVEDARFDPRFAANPLVAGAPHYRHYAAVPLRSESEHLLGNLWVMSTVPRTLDAAQAEQLRLMGRIVVDMLELRYCDPVTGMFNRAVFLHQLQRLLAGRDGQTVTVGLVDLIGFRQVNELFRRETGDRILRLMGKRLEGWVDGALFGHLGADQFAFALLSPPQDEPAWVQRLCAAIDQPFEVEPGNMHTLHARIGLRRQALPCEEDAGGLLDTADIAASTIRQHQGASAVHEYDAALMARARLRYELREAIRGALRFGRLEVHYQPQVDVAQGRLIGLEALVRWRHPVYGLVGPAMFVPQAESSGRIFELDMHVLDLVCQDLMGWRARGRVVPPVALNFSRASLMHSQIFARLADILEATGVPGDLLEFEVTESLLLDSPQLLHQRVSALRALGVRVAVDDFGTGYSNLDALNSFPFDRLKADRRFVHGVASDARTAGVFALIQGIAAVFDAELLCEGLEDEADLSWLAERGVHCVQGWYFSRAQPAPAIEEVLQRFQHAQAAPLSVPAMRALLA; from the coding sequence ATGAGCTACCGCCCGGTACGGGGCACGGCGCGTCGGCTGGCGCAGGCAGGCGATGCGCATGCCCGCCTGACCGCTTCGCCCGATCCCAAGCTCGATTACATCACGCGGCTGGCGGTGCAGGCCACCGGCGCCGGCATCGGCGGCATCAGCCTGATGTTCAAGTCGCAGATATGGCTGCCTTCGCATATCGGCATCAGGGAAAGTTACGTCCAGCGCGCCGGTTCCTTCTGTGATCGCGCGGTCGCGGACGGCAACGACTGGTTCGAGGTGGAAGACGCCCGCTTCGATCCGCGCTTCGCCGCCAATCCGCTGGTGGCCGGGGCGCCGCACTACCGCCACTACGCCGCCGTGCCGTTGCGCAGCGAGAGCGAGCACCTGCTGGGCAATCTGTGGGTAATGAGCACCGTGCCGCGCACCCTCGACGCCGCCCAGGCCGAGCAGCTGCGGCTGATGGGCCGCATCGTGGTCGACATGCTGGAGCTGCGCTACTGCGATCCGGTGACCGGCATGTTCAACCGCGCGGTATTCCTGCATCAGTTGCAGCGCCTGCTGGCCGGCCGCGATGGGCAGACGGTCACGGTCGGCCTGGTCGATCTGATCGGATTCCGCCAGGTGAACGAGCTGTTCCGGCGCGAGACGGGCGACCGCATCCTGCGCCTGATGGGCAAGCGTCTCGAAGGCTGGGTCGACGGCGCGCTGTTCGGCCACCTGGGCGCCGACCAGTTCGCGTTCGCGCTGCTGTCGCCGCCGCAGGACGAGCCGGCCTGGGTGCAGCGGCTGTGCGCCGCCATCGACCAGCCGTTCGAGGTCGAGCCGGGCAATATGCACACGCTGCACGCGCGCATCGGCTTGCGACGCCAGGCGCTTCCGTGCGAGGAAGACGCCGGCGGCCTGCTCGATACCGCGGATATCGCGGCGTCCACGATCCGCCAGCACCAGGGCGCGAGCGCGGTGCACGAGTACGACGCGGCGCTGATGGCGCGCGCGCGCCTGCGCTACGAGCTGCGCGAGGCGATCCGCGGCGCGCTGCGCTTCGGCCGCCTGGAAGTGCATTACCAGCCGCAGGTCGACGTCGCCCAGGGGCGCCTGATCGGACTGGAGGCGCTGGTGCGCTGGCGCCATCCGGTGTATGGCCTGGTGGGGCCGGCGATGTTCGTGCCGCAGGCCGAGAGCTCGGGCCGCATCTTCGAACTCGACATGCACGTGCTGGACCTGGTCTGCCAAGACCTGATGGGATGGCGCGCGCGCGGCCGCGTAGTGCCGCCGGTGGCGCTCAATTTTTCGCGCGCTTCGCTGATGCATTCCCAGATCTTCGCGCGCCTGGCCGACATCCTCGAGGCGACCGGCGTGCCGGGCGATCTGCTCGAATTCGAGGTCACCGAAAGCCTGCTGCTCGATTCGCCGCAACTGCTGCACCAGCGCGTGTCGGCGCTGCGCGCGCTCGGGGTGCGGGTGGCGGTCGACGACTTCGGCACCGGCTATTCGAATCTCGATGCCCTCAACAGCTTCCCCTTCGACCGCCTCAAGGCCGACCGTCGCTTCGTGCACGGCGTGGCGAGCGACGCCCGCACCGCCGGCGTGTTCGCCCTGATCCAGGGCATCGCCGCCGTGTTCGACGCCGAGCTGCTGTGCGAGGGGTTGGAGGACGAGGCCGACCTGTCCTGGCTGGCCGAGCGCGGCGTGCACTGCGTGCAGGGCTGGTATTTCAGCCGCGCGCAGCCGGCGCCGGCGATTGAGGAGGTGCTGCAGCGCTTCCAGCACGCGCAGGCGGCGCCGCTGTCGGTGCCCGCAATGCGCGCCTTGCTGGCCTGA
- a CDS encoding alpha-amylase family glycosyl hydrolase, with the protein MKLPVLAASMLIAFGALSSASSATAQTKAPAGKPFVWENATVYFLLTDRFNNGNPANDKAYGRKDDAAVMRGFMGGDIAGITAKIKEGYFTDLGVNAIWFTPVVEQIHGSTDEGTGKSYGFHGYWAKDFTALDAAFGTEAELKELVDTAHANGIRIVFDVVMNHTGPVTPQDPVWPASWVRTGPQCTYKDARTTIDCTLVANLPDFLTGSNASVELPPHLVAKWKKEGRYEREVRELDDFFKRTGYPRAPRYYLMKWHADWVRKYGIDGFRADTVKHTEPGLWKELKQEASLAFEDWKRANPKQRLGDDKFWMVSEVYNYEIKHARKFDLGGGDFVDYLDQGFDSMISFSLRSDAKQPYEKIFSDYSKILQGEMKGYSVLNYISSHDDGSPFDPLRERPFESANKLLLAPGAAQIYYGDETARILRVEGAEGDATLRSFMNWDELKTNAGRGMHRVADIRAHWARLGRFRAAHPAVGAGVHQMISHSPYTFKRTWERSGVSDRVVVALDLPGGQPATIQVGGVFHDGATVRDWYTGKTAVVKGGQVRFDTAAPVALIAQD; encoded by the coding sequence ATGAAATTACCCGTCCTTGCCGCCTCCATGTTGATCGCCTTCGGCGCGCTGTCGTCCGCCTCGTCTGCCACCGCACAGACGAAAGCGCCTGCCGGAAAACCCTTCGTCTGGGAAAACGCGACCGTCTACTTCCTGCTGACGGACCGCTTCAACAACGGCAATCCGGCCAACGACAAGGCGTATGGCCGCAAGGACGACGCAGCAGTCATGCGCGGCTTCATGGGCGGCGACATCGCCGGCATCACGGCGAAGATCAAGGAAGGGTATTTCACCGACCTGGGCGTGAACGCGATCTGGTTCACGCCGGTCGTCGAGCAGATCCACGGCTCGACCGACGAGGGCACCGGCAAGAGCTATGGCTTCCACGGCTACTGGGCGAAGGACTTCACCGCGCTGGACGCGGCCTTCGGCACCGAGGCCGAACTGAAGGAACTGGTCGACACGGCGCACGCGAACGGCATCCGCATCGTGTTCGACGTGGTGATGAACCACACCGGCCCGGTCACGCCGCAGGATCCGGTGTGGCCGGCATCGTGGGTGCGCACCGGTCCGCAGTGCACCTACAAGGATGCGCGCACCACGATCGATTGCACGCTGGTGGCGAACCTGCCGGACTTCCTCACCGGCAGCAATGCCAGCGTCGAGCTGCCGCCGCACCTGGTGGCGAAATGGAAGAAGGAAGGGCGCTACGAGCGCGAAGTCAGGGAATTGGACGACTTCTTCAAGCGCACCGGCTATCCGCGCGCGCCGCGTTACTACCTGATGAAATGGCATGCGGACTGGGTGCGCAAGTACGGCATCGATGGCTTCCGCGCCGACACCGTCAAGCACACCGAGCCTGGCCTGTGGAAGGAACTCAAGCAGGAAGCCAGCCTCGCCTTCGAAGACTGGAAGCGCGCCAATCCGAAGCAGCGCCTGGGCGATGACAAGTTCTGGATGGTGTCCGAGGTCTACAACTACGAGATCAAGCACGCGCGCAAGTTCGACCTGGGCGGCGGCGACTTCGTCGATTACCTGGACCAGGGCTTCGACAGCATGATCAGCTTCAGCCTGCGCAGCGACGCCAAGCAGCCCTACGAAAAAATCTTCTCGGATTATTCGAAGATCCTGCAAGGCGAGATGAAGGGTTATTCGGTCCTGAACTACATCAGCTCGCACGACGACGGCAGCCCCTTCGATCCGCTGCGCGAGCGCCCGTTCGAATCGGCCAACAAGCTGCTGCTGGCGCCGGGCGCCGCCCAGATCTACTACGGCGACGAGACCGCGCGCATCCTGCGCGTCGAAGGCGCCGAGGGCGACGCCACCCTGCGCTCGTTCATGAACTGGGACGAGCTGAAAACGAACGCCGGGCGCGGCATGCACCGTGTGGCCGACATCCGCGCGCACTGGGCGCGCCTGGGACGCTTCCGCGCCGCCCACCCGGCCGTCGGCGCCGGCGTGCACCAGATGATCAGCCACAGCCCCTACACCTTCAAGCGCACCTGGGAACGCAGCGGCGTGAGCGACCGCGTGGTGGTGGCGCTCGACCTGCCGGGCGGCCAGCCGGCCACGATCCAGGTCGGCGGCGTGTTCCACGACGGCGCCACGGTGCGTGACTGGTACACCGGCAAGACCGCCGTGGTCAAGGGCGGCCAGGTGCGCTTCGACACCGCCGCGCCGGTGGCGCTGATCGCCCAGGATTGA